One genomic segment of Passer domesticus isolate bPasDom1 chromosome 21, bPasDom1.hap1, whole genome shotgun sequence includes these proteins:
- the MYO9B gene encoding unconventional myosin-IXb isoform X4, with protein MSLKDADSAVCQAKAAYNLHIYPQLSTESAPCCKVTATKDSTSSDVIKDVINILNLDVSKHYVLVEVKESGGEEWVLDINDSPVHRVLLWPRRAQDEHPQKDGYYFLLQERNTDGTIKYVQMQLLSKETDARRLVERGFLPWHQEDFDDLCNLPNLTETTLLENLKCRFLKHRIYTYAGSILIAINPFKFLPIYNPKYVKMYENHQLGKLEPHIFAIADVAYHTMLKKHVNQCIVISGESGSGKTQSTNFLIHCLTALSQKGYASGVERTILGAGPVLEAFGNAKTAHNNNSSRFGKFIQVNYLENGIVRGAVVEKYLLEKSRLVSQEKDERNYHVFYYLLLGVNEEERKEFHLKQPEDYFYLNQHNLKIEDGEDLRHEFERLKQAMEMVGFLSATKKQIFSILSAILYLGNVTYKKKATGRDEGLDVGPPEVLDILSQLLKVKREILVEVLTKRKTVTANDKLILPYSLNEAITARDSMAKSLYSALFDWIVLRINHALLNKKDMEESVTCLSIGVLDIFGFEDFETNSFEQFCINYANEQLQYYFNQHIFKLEQEEYKSEGITWHNIDYTDNVACIHLISKKPTGLFYLLDEESNFPHATNQTLLAKFKQQHEENKFFVGTPVMEPAFIIRHFAGKVKYQIKDFREKNMDYMRPDIVALLRSSDSAFVRELIGMDPVAVFRWAVLRAAIRAMAVFAQAGRDRAQKTAGVVRQGPRVPLGELQRSNTPVEKVYRLSVLDFSFDCSEDFDINAFQDIISFCENKKDMHEQIIASIKGLPWQGDDPCELLRSLSQLQHRSHLLKSRGVKQKQIIPKNLLDSKSLKLIMSMTLHDRTTKSLLHLHKKKKPPSISAQFQTSLNKLLETLGRAEPFFIRCIRSNAEKKEMLFDESLVLQQLRYTGMLETVRIRRSGYSAKYTFQEFIDQFQVLLPKNAKASKEDICAYLNKLKLNENYYQIGKTKVFMKEAERQILQDTLHKEVIRKIILLQSWLRMVLERRRFLRMRQAAVVLQACWRSRCVRMALQRNNAAIEIQAAWRRHRQRKRFLQLRRRLCLLQALVRGHLQRKRYQKMVLERQKAEKEQREMQEDEDKEQDTSKTYDIHEDMSKDEQSEPAADELPVKHESEPDQAVQDEDQAQNEQAENLSSSERATLPQKQPGEGSERVTNSREKRESRRQRGLEHNDLQNKHVLLSFEGPSALCHEEQTVSEEPLETAPEPEKSPAQEDNVLQGSSEGEKSASEEKALSDTPPSSEIKESGSVPEQPPGSDAEDTAADRTKAQRNQNNQIKGSQSFTCPERPTDLALNVHNTLSATGSFQGPADCWADRNRRQRAAKELDSPTAAIQRYVDDPEKLKYKREKWKGKRQSDAGQNDVLSQSLDGRIRVDKSPQDHLEKKGSSASLSDLSTLAQTVAMNQSPDPIEEEKGNKKFPVQKKPSDHFPTLDTAVPVQPASQQGDAKSAFKSPLRRLLGKKPDKKIAKESSDVIEEGDGLSLVSCVLFTDTGGTQKVSEGSSGQPGRPQAGKESSKAKKNRTIKISKISSVSQNWRASMVREIANANELKHLDEFLLNKINDLRSQKSGVECLFFEATEKFRGNIKTMYSAPNGQIHVGYKDLVENYQLLVTNLAKKREEKEVKLVLNLFLSLLDEFIRGYTKKEESEQPKQTKAQKKKRKQDRAIEEHNGHVFTNYQVSIRQSCEHCSSYIWPMEKACLCSVCKLTCHKKCMSKIQSSCTSCGKKGEQDAEPRHFGVCVSALTSERNSVPVVMEKLLEYVEMHGLYTEGIYRKSGSANRMKELKQLLQEDPNSVKLENYPIHTITGILKQWLRELPDPLMTSAQYNDFLRAVELPEKQEQLCAIYSVLEQLPQANHNTLERLIFHLVKVALIEDVNRMSPNALAIVFAPCLLRCPDTSDPLTSMKDVSKTTMCVEMLIKEQIRKYKIKMEEINQLEAAESFAFRRLSLLRQNTLWPIKLGFSSPYEGKLSKSSQVKGNDSGTSELDSVHEEEDVSEANNREKEILIDRIQSIKEEKEDITYRLPELDQRGSDEENVDSETSASTESLLEDKPGRVDTEAIIGLHCCAQSSSVPAKDICKVPSLPQTSSDSYSASLASRRRYSLTLSKIKVPRRTPVMPTANIKLPPGMFKCTESQEEAFAKEERQRVQRREQPARRTDSIHSVYIAQGSALAHAQELGDEYEPTAKLKRRFSDPYSHIPCVEK; from the exons ATGAGTTTAAAAGATGCTGACAGTGCAGTTTGCCAGGCAAAGGCAGCCTATAATCTTCATATTTACCCCCAACTCTCAACAGAAAGTGCTCCCTGCTGCAAAGTGACAGCAACTAAGGACAGTACGTCATCAGATGTCATCAAGGATGTGATTAACATCTTAAACTTGGATGTCTCCAAACATTACGTGCTTGTGGAGGTGAAAGAATCAGGTGGAGAAGAATGGGTACTTGACATAAACGATTCTCCTGTGCACAGGGTTTTGCTGTGGCCTCGGCGCGCTCAGGACGAGCACCCGCAGAAGGATGGGTACTacttcctgctgcaggaaaggaaCACTGATGGCACCATCAAGTATGTGCAgatgcagctgctctccaaggAGACGGATGCCCGGCGCTTGGTGGAGAGGGGTTTTCTGCCCTGGCACCAGGAGGACTTTGATGACCTTTGCAACCTGCCCAACCTGACGGAGACAACGCTCCTGGAGAATCTCAAGTGCCGCTTCCTGAAGCACAGAATCTACACTTACGCAGGAAGCATCCTGATTGCAATTAACCCCTTCAAGTTCCTGCCCATTTATAACCCCAAGTACGTCAAGATGTATGAGAACCATCAGCTTGGGAAGTTGGAGCCTCATATTTTTGCCATTGCTGATGTGGCCTATCACACAATGCTTAAAAAACATGTTAATCAGTGCATCGTTATATCAGGTGAAAGTGGGTCTGGGAAAACCCAAAGCACAAACTTCTTAATTCACTGCCTCACGGCACTGAGCCAGAAAGGGTACGCCAGTGGTGTGGAGAGAACCATTCTGGGAGCTGGACCAGTTCTGGAG GCATTTGGAAATGCAAAAACAGCACATAACAATAATTCCAGTCGTTTTGGGAAGTTCATTCAAGTCAACTATTTAGAGAATGGTATTGTCCGGGG GGCTGTGGTTGAAAAATACCTGCTTGAAAAATCTCGTCTGGTTTCTCAAGAAAAAGATGAAAG GAACTACCATGTCTTTTATTATTTGCTACTTGGAGTCAATGAGGAAGAGCGTAAAGAATTTCACCTCAAGCAACCTGAAGATTATTTCTACCTCAACCAG CATAACTTGAAAATTGAAGATGGGGAAGATCTCCGACATGAATTCGAGAGATTAAAACAAGCTATGGAGATGGTTGGCTTCCTTTCAGCAACAAAGAAACA GATCTTTTCAATACTTTCAGCTATTCTGTATTTGGGCAATGTCACATACAAGAAGAAAGCCACAGGTCGGGATGAAGGGTTGGACGTGGGACCTCCTGAAGTGTTGGACATTCTTTCCCAGCTGTTGAAA GTTAAACGGGAAATCCTGGTAGAAGTtctaacaaaaagaaaaactgtgaCTGCTAATGATAAGCTTATTTTGCCATATAGTCTCAATGAG GCAATAACAGCTCGTGATTCCATGGCCAAGTCCTTGTACAGTGCTCTGTTTGATTGGATTGTTCTGAGAATCAATCATGCACTCCTCAacaagaaggacatggaggaaTCTGTTACA TGTCTGTCCATTGGTGTACTTGATATTTTTGGATTTGAAGATTTTGAAACCAACAGTTTTGAGCAGTTCTGTATAAATTATGCAAATGAGCAACTTCAGTATTATTTCAATCAGCACATTTTCAAATTGGAGCAG GAGGAATATAAGAGTGAAGGGATCACTTGGCACAATATTGACTATACTGATAATGTGGCCTGCATTCACTTAATCAGCAAGAAGCCCACTGGCCTCTTCTATCTTCTGGATGAAGAAAGCAA TTTTCCACACGCCACCAACCAAACTCTACTGGCAAAATTCAAACAGCAGCATGAGGAGAACAAGTTTTTTGTTGGAACCCCAGTGATGGAGCCTGCTTTTATCATTCGCCACTTTGCTGGCAAAGTGAAATACCAGATCAAA gatttcaggGAGAAGAACATGGATTACATGAGACCCGACATCGTGGCTCTGCTGCGCAGCAGCGACAGCGCCTTCGTGCGGGAGCTGATCGGGATGGACCCGGTGGCCGTGTTCCGCTGGGCCGTGCTGCGCGCCGCCATCCGCGCCATGGCCGTGTTCGCGCAGGCCGGCCGCGACAGGGCCCAGAAAACGGcag GAGTGGTACGTCAAGGACCCAGAGTTCCCCTTGGAGAGCTCCAGAGATCGAATACGCCGGTAGAAAAAGTTTATCG CCTCTCAGTGCTCGATTTCTCATTTGATTGTTCTGAGGATTTCGATATAAATGCTTTTCAAGACATCATTTCTTTTTGTGAGAACAAGAA AGACATGCATGAACAAATCATCGCCAGTATTAAAGGACTGCCCTGGCAGGGTGATGATCCCTGTGAGCTGCTTCGGTCCCTCAGTCAGCTTCAACACCGCTCCCACCTCCT GAAAAGTAGAGGTGTGAAGCAGAAGCAGATCATTCCCAAG AACTTGCTGGATTCCAAATCTCTGAAGCTCATCATGAGCATGACTCTGCACGATCGGACTACAAAGTCCCTTTTGCACTTGCACAAGAAGAAGAAACCCCCCAGCATAAGTGCCCAGTTCCAG ACTTCACTTAACAAGTTGCTGGAGACactgggcagagctgagccatTCTTCATCCGCTGCATCCGCTCCAATGCAGAGAAG AAGGAGATGCTCTTTGATGAGAGCTTGGTGCTGCAGCAGTTACGGTACACGGGCATGCTGGAAACCGTGCGGATCAGGAGGTCTGGCTACAGTGCCAAATACACATTCCAG GAATTCATTGACCAGTTTCAGGTGTTACTGCCCAAAAATGCCAAAGCCTCCAAGGAAGACATTTGTGCTTATTTGAATAAACTAAAACTGAATGAAAACTACTATCAAATAGGGAAGACCAAG GTTTTTATGAAAGAAGCTGAACGGCAGATACTACAGGATACACTACACAAAGAAGTGATCAGGAAAATCATCCTCCTTCAGAGCTGGCTCAGGATGGTTTTGGAAAGGAGACGTTTCCTCAGGATGCGGCAGGCAGCCGTTGTTTTACAG GCGTGCTGGCGCTCCCGCTGTGTCAGGATGGCTCTGCAGAGGAACAACGCTGCCATCGAGATCCAGGCGGCCTGGAGGCGGCACCGGCAGCGGAAAcgcttcctgcagctcaggaggAGACTTTgtctcctgcaggccctggtcaggggacacctgcagagGAAAAG ATACCAGAAAATGGTTCTAGAAAGgcagaaagctgaaaaagaGCAGAGAGAAATGCAGGAAGATGAAGACAAAGAGCAAGATACGAGCAAGACATACGACATACATGAAGATATGAGCAAGGATGAGCAAAGTGAGCCAGCAGCAGATGAGCTACCTGTGAAACACGAGTCAGAGCCAGATCAAGCTGTTCAGGACGAAGATCAAGCTCAAAATGAGCAAGCTGAAAACCTGAGCTCATCTGAGAGAGCCACGTTACCCCAGAAGCAGCCGGGGGAGGGCTCAGAGAGAGTGACCAACAGCCGGGAGAAGCGGGAATCCCGTCGGCAGAGGGGGCTGGAACACAATGACTTACAGAACAAGCATGTGCTCCTGTCCTTTGAAGGACCATCTGCATTGTGCCACGAGGAGCAAACTGTTTCTGAAGAGCCCCTGGAAACTGCTCCAGAGCCAGAGAAATCCCCAGCACAAGAAGATAATGTCCTTCAGGGAAGCAGTGAGGGAGAGAAAAGTGCAAGTGAAGAAAAAGCTCTTTCAGACACTCCACCATCAAGTGAGATAAAGGAAAGTGGTTCTGTTCCTGAGCAGCCACCTGGATCAGATGCAGAGGACACGGCAGCTGATAGAACGAAAGCACAACGGAATCAAAATAACCAAATAAAAGGCAGCCAAAGCTTTACCTGCCCTGAAAGGCCAACAGATCTTGCACTGAATGTTCATAACACACTGTCTGCTACTGGCAGCTTTCAGGGCCCTGCTGACTGCTGGGCAGATAGAAACAGGCGGCAGAGGGCAGCCAAAGAGCTGGACAGCCCCACTGCTGCAATCCAGAGATACGTGGATGACCCAGAGAAGCTCAAGTACAagagagagaagtggaaaggaaAGAGGCAGTCTGATGCTGGCCAGAATGACGTGCTGAGTCAGTCCCTGGATGGAAGGATACGTGTGGATAAGTCTCCTCAGGATCATTTAGA GAAGAAGGGGAGTTCAGCTTCATTAAGTGACCTCTCAACACTGGCCCAGACTGTTGCCATGAACCAG TCACCAGATCCaattgaagaagaaaaaggcaacaAGAAGTTCCCTGTGCAGAAGAAGCCCAGTGACCACTTCCCTACCTTGGACACAGCCGTTCCTGTGCAGCCAGCGAGTCAGCAAGGGGATGCCAA GTCTGCTTTCAAAAGCCCTTTGCGTAGACTTTTGGGGAAAAAGCCAGACAAGAAAATTGCAAAGGAGAGTTCTGATGTGATTGAGGAAGGAGACGGCCTCTCCCTGGTGTCTTGTGTCCTCTTTACAGACACGGGAGGAACCCAGAAAGTTTCAGAAG GTTCTTCAGGGCAGCCAGGCCGCccccaggctgggaaggagagcagCAAAGCCAAGAAGAACAGAACCATAAAGATCAGCAAGATCTCGAGCGTGTCCCAGAACTGGCGCGCGTCCATGGTCCGGGAGATTGCAAACGCCAATGAGCTGAAACACCTGGATGAGTTCCTCCTAAACAAG atcAATGACTTACGCTCCCAGAAGTCTGGTGTTGAATGTTTGTTTTTTGAAGCCACAGAGAAGTTCAGAGGAAACATCAAGACCATGTACTCTGCTCCT aaTGGACAAATCCATGTTGGCTATAAAGATCTGGTGGAAAATTACCAGCTCCTAGTTACAAACCTGGccaaaaaaagggaagagaaagaagtcAAGCTGGTTTTGAATCTCTTTCTATCCCTTCTGGATGAATTCATCAGAGGATATACAAAGAAAGAGGAATCTGAGCAGCCCAAG CAAACCAAAGCCCAGAAGAAGAAACGGAAACAAGATCGTGCA ATTGAAGAGCACAATGGCCACGTGTTCACAAACTACCAAGTGAGCATCCGGCAGTCGTGTGAGCACTGCTCCTCCTACATCTGGCCCATGGAGAAGGCCTGTCTGTGCAGTG TTTGCAAGCTGACTTGTCACAAGAAGTGCATGTCCAAAATCCAGAGCAGCTGTACCTCCTGTGGGAAAAAG GGCGAGCAGGACGCGGAGCCGCGGCACTTCGGGGTGTGCGTGAGCGCCCTGACCAGCGAGAGGAACTCGGTGCCCGTGGTcatggagaagctgctggagtACGTGGAGATGCACGGGCTCTACACAGAAGGCATCTACAGGAAATCAGGATCAGCAAATCGGATGAAGGAGCTGAAGCAGTTGCTGCAAGAAG aCCCAAACTCAGTGAAACTGGAGAATTACCCTATTCACACCATCACGGGGATCCTCAAGCAGTGGCTGAGGGAATTGCCAGACCCACTGATGACCTCAGCACAGTACAATGATTTTCTCAGAGCTGTAG AACTACCAGAGAAACAGGAGCAACTCTGTGCCATTTACAgtgtcctggagcagctgccacaaGCAAATCATAATACCTTGGAACGACTCATCTTCCATCTTGTCAA AGTGGCTTTGATAGAGGATGTGAACCGCATGTCCCCCAACGCCTTGGCCATCGTGTTTGCTCCGTGCCTCTTGCGCTGTCCTGAtacctctgaccccctgaccagCATGAAGGATGTCTCAAAAACAACCAT GTGTGTAGAAATGCTCATAAAGGAGCAGATAAGGAAGTACAAGataaaaatggaagaaatcaatcagctggaagcagcagagaGCTTCGCTTTCCGACGGCTCTCGTTGCTTCGGCAGAACACG CTCTGGCCTATAAAACTTGGGTTCTCTTCCCCTTACGAGGGGAAGCTG AGTAAAAGCTCTCAGGTCAAAGGAAATGACAGTGGCACCTCAGAGCTGGACTCTGTGCACGAAGAGGAGGACGTTTCTGAAGCCAACAACCGGGAGAAGGAGATTCTCATTGATCGCATACAGtcaataaaagaagaaaa GGAGGACATCACTTACCGCTTACCTGAGCTCGACCAGCGAGGCTCTGACGAGGAAAACGTGGACTCGGAGACCTCTGCGAGCACAGAGAGCCTGCTGGAGGACAAACCAGGCCGGGTGGATACCGAAG CAATTATTGGATTACactgctgtgctcagagctccagcGTGCCTGCCAAAGACATTTGCAAAGTGCCTTCTCTCCCGCAAACCTCTTCAGATTCTTACTCTGCATCCCTGGCTTCAAGGCGCAGATACTCCTTAACACTGTCCAAGATTAAAGTGCCCCGTCGAACTCCAGTGATGCCAACAGCAAACATAAAACTTCCTCCCGGGATGTTCAAATGTACAGAATCCCAGGAGGAGGCTTTCGCTAAGGAAGAGCGTCAGAGGGTGCAGCGGAGGGAGCAGCCAGCGAGGCGCACAGACAGCATCCACTCGGTGTACATTGCACAAGGGTCTGCACTGGCCCACGCTCAGGAACTCGGGGATGAATACGAACCCACAGCAAAACTCAAACGCAGGTTCTCGGACCCTTACTCTCACATTCCCTGTGTGGAGAAGTGA